Proteins found in one Macadamia integrifolia cultivar HAES 741 unplaced genomic scaffold, SCU_Mint_v3 scaffold3137, whole genome shotgun sequence genomic segment:
- the LOC122067812 gene encoding probable LRR receptor-like serine/threonine-protein kinase At3g47570 isoform X1, with product MKIIISVVILTIVVVISCFVGIFFWMRRPRKRAFAEPSHNDWQFRLSYLELFRSTNGFSLDNLVGIGSFGSVYKAVLRESEEVVAVKVFNLQQRGASKSFTAECETLKNIRHRNLVKILTACSSIDFERNEFNALVYEFMPNGSLDEWLHPRTEQIKGLDLIQRLNIAIEVAAALEYLHFDCETPIVHCDLKPSNVLLDKDMTAHVGDFGLARFLSERSNNQSTSIGIKGSIGYVPPEYGMGVQVSILGDAFSYGVILLEMFTGKSPIDDMFKDGRSLHEYAAAAWPERLMEIADPLLFLEEEETRNYREESPIVHEGSRSGINAGQKIRESLVPIIQIGLSCSNPSPRARMTMKDVGNKLHVVRDSILRKSK from the exons atgaaaatcataatttctGTTGTGATTTTGACGATTGTTGTTGTCATTTCATGTTTCGTCGGCATATTCTTTTGGATGAgacgcccaaggaagagagctTTTGCTGAACCTTCTCATAACGATTGGCAATTTCGTCTCTCTTACTTAGAGCTATTTAGATCAACTAATGGATTTTCATTGGATAATTTGGTTGGTATTGGTAGCTTTGGTTCTGTGTATAAAGCTGTTTTACGAGAAAGTGAAGAAGTAGTTGCTGTGAAAGTATTCAACCTTCAGCAACGAGGAGCTTCTAAAAGTTTTACAGCTGAATGCGAGACCTTGAAAAACATTCGGCATCGTAATCTTGTCAAGATATTGACAGCATGCTCAAGTATTGATTTTGAAAGGAATGAATTCAATGCTCTAGTTTATGAGTTCATGCCCAATGGGAGCCTAGACGAGTGGTTGCATCCAAGAACTGAGCAGATAAAGGGTCTAGACCTTATTCAAAGGTTAAACATAGCCATCGAAGTAGCTGCTGCCTTGGAATATCTTCATTTTGATTGTGAAACACCTATTGTTCATTGTGATTTAAAGCCAAGCAATGTGCTTCTTGACAAAGATATGACTGCCCATGTTGGTGATTTTGGACTAGCACGATTTCTTTCTGAAAGATCCAACAATCAAAGCACATCAATTGGGATAAAAGGATCAATTGGGTACGTTCCTCCAG AGTACGGTATGGGTGTCCAAGTGTCCATACTTGGTGATGCATTCAGCTATGGGGTCATATTACTGGAGATGTTCACAGGAAAAAGTCCCATTGATGACATGTTTAAAGATGGTCGAAGTCTCCATGAATATGCAGCAGCAGCATGGCCTGAACGACTGATGGAGATTGCAGATCCTTTATTGTtcctggaagaagaagagaccaGAAATTATAGGGAAGAATCACCAATTGTCCATGAAGGGAGTAGAAGTGGCATTAATGCTggacaaaaaataagagaaagctTGGTTCCTATAATTCAAATCGGCCTCTCATGTTCTAACCCATCACCGAGAGCTCGGATGACTATGAAGGATGTTGGAAACAAATTGCATGTTGTTAGAGATTCAATTCTTCGAAAATCAAAATAG
- the LOC122067812 gene encoding probable LRR receptor-like serine/threonine-protein kinase At3g47570 isoform X2, whose protein sequence is MKIIISVVILTIVVVISCFVGIFFWMRRPRKRAFAEPSHNDWQFRLSYLELFRSTNGFSLDNLVGIGSFGSVYKAVLRESEEVVAVKVFNLQQRGASKSFTAECETLKNIRHRNLVKILTACSSIDFERNEFNALVYEFMPNGSLDEWLHPRTEQIKGLDLIQRLNIAIEVAAALEYLHFDCETPIVHCDLKPSNVLLDKDMTAHVGDFGLARFLSERSNNQSTSIGIKGSIGYVPPGKSPIDDMFKDGRSLHEYAAAAWPERLMEIADPLLFLEEEETRNYREESPIVHEGSRSGINAGQKIRESLVPIIQIGLSCSNPSPRARMTMKDVGNKLHVVRDSILRKSK, encoded by the exons atgaaaatcataatttctGTTGTGATTTTGACGATTGTTGTTGTCATTTCATGTTTCGTCGGCATATTCTTTTGGATGAgacgcccaaggaagagagctTTTGCTGAACCTTCTCATAACGATTGGCAATTTCGTCTCTCTTACTTAGAGCTATTTAGATCAACTAATGGATTTTCATTGGATAATTTGGTTGGTATTGGTAGCTTTGGTTCTGTGTATAAAGCTGTTTTACGAGAAAGTGAAGAAGTAGTTGCTGTGAAAGTATTCAACCTTCAGCAACGAGGAGCTTCTAAAAGTTTTACAGCTGAATGCGAGACCTTGAAAAACATTCGGCATCGTAATCTTGTCAAGATATTGACAGCATGCTCAAGTATTGATTTTGAAAGGAATGAATTCAATGCTCTAGTTTATGAGTTCATGCCCAATGGGAGCCTAGACGAGTGGTTGCATCCAAGAACTGAGCAGATAAAGGGTCTAGACCTTATTCAAAGGTTAAACATAGCCATCGAAGTAGCTGCTGCCTTGGAATATCTTCATTTTGATTGTGAAACACCTATTGTTCATTGTGATTTAAAGCCAAGCAATGTGCTTCTTGACAAAGATATGACTGCCCATGTTGGTGATTTTGGACTAGCACGATTTCTTTCTGAAAGATCCAACAATCAAAGCACATCAATTGGGATAAAAGGATCAATTGGGTACGTTCCTCCAG GAAAAAGTCCCATTGATGACATGTTTAAAGATGGTCGAAGTCTCCATGAATATGCAGCAGCAGCATGGCCTGAACGACTGATGGAGATTGCAGATCCTTTATTGTtcctggaagaagaagagaccaGAAATTATAGGGAAGAATCACCAATTGTCCATGAAGGGAGTAGAAGTGGCATTAATGCTggacaaaaaataagagaaagctTGGTTCCTATAATTCAAATCGGCCTCTCATGTTCTAACCCATCACCGAGAGCTCGGATGACTATGAAGGATGTTGGAAACAAATTGCATGTTGTTAGAGATTCAATTCTTCGAAAATCAAAATAG